The nucleotide sequence CCACAAGCGTTAGACAGGTTTTGAAAAGATTGAAACTAAAAGAAGCTGGTGGAAATTATTCCCAAATAAAAAAGTTTTTAGCTGAATATAAAATAAACACGGAGCATTTTACGGGAAAGGGCTGGAACAAGGGGATGCGGGGAATTGGAAAGCCGCGAAGAAAATTAGAAGAGATTTTAAAGAAAAACACCGACTTTCAAAGTTTTAAGCTAAAGAAAAGATTATTTTTTGCAAAATTAAAGCCAAAGCGTTGTGAGGAATGCGGCTGGCATAAAGTATCTGATGATGGACGATTACCGCTAGAACTTGATCACATTAATGGTGACAGTAAAGACAATCGATTGGAAAACTTGCGCGTGCTATGTCCCAATT is from Parcubacteria group bacterium and encodes:
- a CDS encoding HNH endonuclease signature motif containing protein, whose product is MRKRSWTENELKKAVKLSTSVRQVLKRLKLKEAGGNYSQIKKFLAEYKINTEHFTGKGWNKGMRGIGKPRRKLEEILKKNTDFQSFKLKKRLFFAKLKPKRCEECGWHKVSDDGRLPLELDHINGDSKDNRLENLRVLCPNCHSLKPTHRGRNRKK